The sequence below is a genomic window from Carassius auratus strain Wakin chromosome 42, ASM336829v1, whole genome shotgun sequence.
tgacgtgtgggcggagctaaagaatcacgagcgccagtaggcttttgcattgagagcatgtggaagctgtgacattaccgtgaggaaaaaaacatccaaaataaaccatggcttacagtcagattcagcgtatatttatgatccagaatcagatccagaggctgaaatttaacgagagcagcagcagcaacgactacagcaggacgtctctatgtggtatgtactgaaactgtatatatttgcttagcggttttggaaaatgactaagttccactttatgtcgtctttttttttttttttttttttttaagctgtacatgtggaaagtgcagtttgatgacaacatcgcatgttgtttgcTTGATGTGCTTActcgctgatagctaagttaacaacacagagatatttgaagcagttttactcaccgcatgcggttccaacacacgatcgtgaccctttttcgttgggactgcattatccttaagaaataaacgatacgcaaatccgtcatcaaactgggccttgtttgtaaaaaaagcatcttcgaaatgcagggaacaaacacaaacacttgcacaactccgttgatgctctgtaaaaataaactccatccactggtcccttaatgctgttttttttttggtaatctgtgcagggttgtcttgccctggcaaccaaaaacacacttcttttgtgacatttcgctctcgctctgatcagtgaatgtctgtgctctcagtgctctgctatacgggagcgcgcgctcttccagaagacgtgcctcaggacccatataaggaaattccgctccaactaacgtcacacagagccatactcgaaaaaaactttccgaaacttgtgacaaactggaaggagtatttttggaacagaaatactccttcaaacgtacaacttaatttttgaaactttgtccatgtttagcatgggaatccaactctttaacagtgtaaaaaactcagtatgcatgaaatagcatttcaccccccctttaagggaatgctggtttgtgtgtgtgtgacagctaggcacacagaataaaaacaaatagatTGATAAAGGTAACTTACAACTGTTCTGTGCTAATTTTACCTGAGGATATCAGCAGGGTGATCAGGACGATTCTCTGCAGCATCTTGTTTGGCAAAAAAGAGTCTGAACACAATGAGACTGAAAACTCTCTGCTTGTTTTAGGTATTTGGTTAcactctttttgaaacagtttttaACCAGAAACCACAGACAAAGAGAGACCAGTAGCACCCTCAACATGTGAAGATGATGTACACTCACTCCTGGCATTACTTCTTCTTTTTTACATCCTGTATGTAATCCTCAGGGTGCCATTTGTAAAAAGAAATCTGAGGGTGGATGTTTTTTATGCTTGAAAATAAATCtcacaccaaaataaataaataaataaattggttgtTCACTTTTGAAAATAGAATAATGAGCCACATACCTGTACATATTCGGTGATGTTTATTTTTTGATCACagggctttgtttttgtttatgtgaCAATATCATGATGTCAGATAGTACTAAATATGACTACACTCAATCTCCAAAAATGCTGCAGTACTACCAGGCAAAATTAACTGTGCATTAAACAACAAtggtaaaaaaaagtgtaacaaaaaatacttttgaCAAAATATCTTATACTATGTTATCACATTAACAAACAGTCAGTAACTTATTAATTAGTTGTGCAATTGTTTCAGTTATAATAACCCACacataacaataattttaaatatgattcacatgacacttttttttgtaCTGGAGGTGTCAAACTCGGTTTGTGTAGTGTCACacccctgcagagtttagattcaagcttCATTAAGTGTATCTGATCTggctaatcaagtccttcagacttatttgaaaactacaggCGTTTCGTTAATGCATATAAATGCATTTCACTTATGTTGATAGAAACTTCAATTTCTTTTAAAGCCTTTCAGTAATTATGGCCTTTATGACCCttcatactgtactgtatgtttttgttaGACTAAAAAGAACCAACTCATTAGAATCCTTCCTTCTGTAATTGGACTCAACTGTGGTTCTGATAATGAAGTGTTTTGCTTAAAACTATTTCAGAATTCAGTAGAATTCACATAGGAAAACAATTAAAAGATCCGAGCATcattgggtttatttattttgtgtgtgtgtgtgttttaaaacatcATCCTCTCTTTCTTAGAGAGTAATAAAACCTCACCTCACAGGTCCAAATGACCTGGAACATTTAAATGACACTTCTTTATTTGGTCAGGAGAGCTCATATCAATATACTTTGATAAAATATCTTTATCTATAGGTTTTTTTGGGGGGAGCGAATTAAATTCTATTTACCATTACATTCTgtgttttataatgaaaataagcaTATTCGTTTACAttgtttcacaaaaacaaaaaagttctaTTTTATTATGGATTTATCATGCATTGGGTCTGATGCCCTCTTGtggaaaataaatgatattacTTGCATTTTTGGGGCAGTCGTGGCACaaaggttagagagttggacttgtaacccacagtcatgggtttgagtctcaggtctggcaggaacTGAATgaccagcactctcttccaccttcagtaCCACGACTGAGGGGAGacttggatgggtgaaatgcagagcaaaaatatATTTGGCCACACTAGAGGGGCCTAAAGgatctctatggagatttaaacaGAGCAAATCAACTGGAATATGGAAACATAGTTCAGTTTGatacaattgtaatttttatgCATTCAGatatataaccttttttttttttttacatattgtacaAAAGTCTATAAATACAATTATGATGTATTGATACAACAGTTATTTCTGGTCCTTGAATCTGGGAATAAGAGAAAGTGTTTGTGAATTTTGCTGCATCTTatcataaatatttcaaattacttAGAGTGATGACAAATTTGTTTTTCATGcctcatttttattatatagatgCATGCAGTCACATGGTAAGCTTGCAGTGGCAGCATCTTGCGGTGTCTCACAGGAAAAGCTGTTTGAGAAGCTCATTTGCACAGAATTTGAATTGCTGGATGTGTCACCAGCCacctaaacaaattaataatgatcTCTGAACTTGACTTATTGTGTTCAGTAATGTTTATAGTTCTTCTTGTTCTTTATGAGAGGCTGTCAGTCTTTGACAGTCTTGATGATCTTTCTGCAAATCATCTTTATTGCTGATGATTTGCAAAATGCAAGAAATTATGAGTTTGAAATATGGTGTTGATGTACCAGGAAACAGACCAGTAAAATATGAATTCAAGCATACTCTATTTGTAAAAATATCTCCAAAACTTGAAAAAGCGCAAAATCTGGtgacaaaacatgttttatttttccacaCACATTTCACAGCTCAATGCAAAAAGCAAAAcgaaaaaacatacaaaacagttGGTCTAAACTTGAGAGTACATGATAATTTCgcaaaaaaactattatatactGAAGCACTATTCTCACACTTTTATCTCTAGTGCACTCTAGCTCTAGTGCAGAATTTCACCAACTTTTACAGCTAAAGCAAGCGCTTAAGGGCTTTCACACTTGAAATagttaagggatagttcacccaaaattaatcACCCTCCAgtttttgttccaaacctgtatgagtttcgtTCTTTTGTTGAACATAAGATGTATACTgcttttttggttaaaaaaagaagacattattttaaaaaaatatgctttcAACTTTCCATTTAATGAATTGAGACATTCAATCTTTTTTACAAAATGATTCAAATTTCATAAAGTTATCCTGTGCAACTCGTTCGGTATTTCAGGTGTTCTTAAGGCATACGGTACCAAGATAGCACACGCACGTCTGccagatgtctgttaaagatctcttcatctggaaagcatctgctgtgtacaaacatctgatagacatctttaagatgtcagttttacattcatTCTAAATCATAAGCATCTTCAGATAAAAAATCTATTTGACccctgaaatgaaaaaaaaaaaaaaacgtcctagacgtattgcagatgagcaaacaatctaaaaaaatacatcttgcgGATGTAAAGGCAGATGTCAAACAGACATCTCCGTGACGAACGTGTGCTATCAGGATAGGGTTTGCcaagaaacaaattaaaaaagtaatctaTTATTAAGTGAAAATCTCCAGTTATCGCATTCATGCATTTGTATGAGTGCACAGCTGTTTGTGTCGGTATGcatagaaagtgtgcaaagagcGATCTCTCTATAATCACTAAAAGCTTTCATTCTCTTCAGTTCACTGCAATCTCACAATGTTCCGTTAATCAACAATCAATCAATTTGCTGCTTTCCAGAAACACAAATAGTCGTACACATTGGATTGTTTGCCAAATATGTTTTGCCAATATCAGATGTTTTCCCCTGATTCCCTGGGGTTTACATTACTGTCTACGTAACATTCTAACACCACATCGTTTCAAAAAGTGGTTCTAACTCAGTTTCTCAATTATAAGTGTGAAACATTCCTTTCCCTGGGTTTAAAAATTGGGTTTAGAATGACAGTAACTCAGGGTTAAGTACAGTGTGAAAAGCCCtttagaaacaaacaaataataaagcatttttttcaatttatcaaGGATTCCTTAAGGTCATTAACTCTATTCCTTTTTCTTGCAAACACGAATGTTAATACAGATGGTTTTGGCGTCATCAGTAGTTGAAAGTTCTTCGATCAGAGTGCCCATGTACTTGTTCACAAACTTCCTACACAGTGATTTCAGGAAGCCAATCCGATCACAGATATTTTCAAGCTTCTTTTTAACTTCATCCTGTCGGAAAGTGACGAGCAGATTTAACATTAAACCATTGTTCTAACACGAATCTGTTTAGTAAAGCATATGAAACAATAGACTACTGTTACCAACCGCAGTTGTCCCATTGGAGATTCGTTTTTTCAGCTTCCCCATGGCCCACTTGCAAGCCCAGCACAATCCAGGGAGTTGTTCTGTTTGTATCTCACCCTATTAAGAGAACAGATACAGAGTCAATAGTTTAGATACAGTATGACGATTAGAATCTAGCAGTTCAAAACGAACATGAAGACTAGCTCTTTGGAAACCATTTCCAAGCTCAACTGCTTCTTGTAAAACGCTCTTTTTCAGTATATGACAAAGATCTGACCTGACATGATCGATGCAATAGTCAGACTAATTAATCAGCTGACAgttaattgtgttattttattggTCAATTTATAATTGTAAATTTTTCCACCATTACATAAAATGATCACGTAGAGTTTCCATTTTCAAATAGCAGTTTGTGAATTTTTAACACAAGTCATGGAAAACAATTCTTGGAAAAACAATAGAAATCAATGCAActtctatattaaaaatatatttttgagcacCAATTATAGATATAATACACAATCTGGTTAAAGCAGTTCACTGTGCTACTCTACAAGTGAACATAAAATGGGATCATGATGAACGTTCATGATAAATGAAGTTAAGAACTCACTGAGCTTTCTTCAAGTTGATTTCCAATAGATTCTTTTATGTGCATTTCCCAGTGAAGAGCACAAGCTGTGAGGAAAAATGCacaaacaatgtaaaataaatataatgcatgacTTTAGTTAAACATAGAGAATATGATATGTATATTTTGGTCACTGGTTTTAGTATGACCAGCACTGAACTTAATCCGGTCCAAATCGGTCTATGctgggttttgtgtgtgtgtgtgtgtgtgagtgagtgtgtgtgtgagtgtatgtgccAGCTTGGcatacataataaaaacaaatatattgataATGGTAACTAAGAACTGTTCTGTGCTAATTTTACCTGAGGATATCAGCAGGGTGATCAGGATGATTCTCTGCAGCATCTTGTTTGGCAAAAAGAGTCTGAACACAATGAGACTGAAAACTCTCTGCTTGTTGTAGGTCTTCGGTTAAACTCTTTCTGAAACAGTTTTTAACCAGAAACCACAGACAAAGAGAGACCAGTAGCACCCTCAACATGTGAAGATGATGTACACTCACTCCTGGCATTACTTCTTCTTTTGTATGTAATCCCTAGTGTGCCATTTGTGAAAAATCAGAGGGCgggtgtttttaaatgtttatttttattttttttgcttgaaaATAAAACTCAAACCACAATTCTTAATTTCTaggaatgcattaaaaaaattctatataattATATAGAATTCAGTTGTTAGTTACCTTTatcaatctatttatttttattctgtgtgaCAAGCTggcacattcactcacacacacacacacaaacgcacacgcATAAAACCCAGCATAGACCGTATACAAAATAGACAAtatacaaactatatattgtACTTGACGTTTGCAAATAGAATAATGAGCCACATACCTGTACATATTCAGTGATTAATTTTGATCACAGGGTTTATGTGAAAATATCATGATGTCAGATAGTAATAAATATGATTGCACTCAAACTGAATGTTCTGTCATAAGGTATCtccaaaaatgctgcagtaataCCAGGCAATACTAACCCTAATGCAATACAATAACTGCCATTAACTGTGCATTAAACAACAAtgctaaacattttcttttataaaatacatcTGTCAAAATATCTTATCTTATACTATGTTATCACATTAACAAACAGTCAGTAACTTATTAGTTAGTTTTGCAATTGTTTCAGTTATAATAACCCACATATATGTCACacccctgcagagtttagattcaagcttCATTAAGTGTATCTGATCTggctaatcaagtccttcagatttttattttatttttctgatgcCCTCTTGtggaaaataaatgatattacTTGCATTTTTGGGGCAGTCGTGGTCTaaaggttagagagttggacttgtaacccacagtcatgggtttgagtctcaggtctggcaggaacTGAATgaccagcactctcttccaccttcagtaCCACGACTGAGGGGAGACTTGGATGGGTGAAATATATTTGGCCATGAGGGGCCTAAAGGATCTCTATGGAGATTTTATACAGATCAAATCAACTGGAATATGGAAAAATAGTTCGATTtgatacaattataatttttatgcatttatgcatatatattttttacattttgtttgtacATACAATTACAGTATGATGTATTTATACAACAACctccttgaatctgattggctgagagcttTTTGTTGTGTTACATTCAGATTCAATCTTGTGTTCATATTTACGGTCATGTtcttcaaagaaatgtttgcaaaaattttttttcaagttttgaaCCATTAACTGACTGCATGATAGTCCTACAAAAGCATATTTTCATGTCTGATCAGGGCCATAACCACCACAGACATTGAGTGAGACAAGTACCTACAATAATTAATCGgcaaactttttttccaaatttggCCATTTTGAGTGAGATGAAAgttgtgtgtgtgaataacaCATGTCTCTCTCTACAATGAACAAGTTTATTGTATCGTAttgtttctgtaaaataaaatataatgtagcaattcagtattaaagctattttattaatttaagtcaTGGTGCATTTCTTTGCTCCTGGACAGGGCCAGATTTACATCGTATCGTGACAGTCAAAAACTTTTTTAGCCAACTTCCTTATTAATAGGCTTATATAATATCACCACCCAAGCAAAAGTAATCTGGGGAAACTGTTAATAACCGTCCCTCCCTATACGCAGACTATGTGGTTTGCAttaaaacagacctaagccatcaatagcttttaaaatgacttaaaatgcattatataaaaaacaatgaagcaataatgattggttaataacactgttaaaaaacATGATGTAGTAACACTAAACAAActatttatgtacagtacataacatgttattacaaatacctgcaaagggagccaaaggCCATGTACAGTAATTGCTGCTGCTACACttcacaatcaaatccttgtctAGGCTGTTGGCCAAACCTTTAATTCAACTATTCACTTATTCTTTCATTTAGGGCCACCTTTTTACGATAGATGAAACAGCCTCTACAATTTTATGTGGACATCACAAACCTTTTATCATAGTAAAAgtacttaattttcttttgcatgatttctgtgtgcttgagactataaaataaattagtcataataGTCACACCATTTATCTTCTGTGATACCATTGTGTAACCACTAGATGGCTGTTTAGCAATATCTAAACATATAAACATGGCTGTGGGTTTCCTAGTGGCTGGGAAAGTTGGATTCCAACATAATTACTTACTTTAATTTggatatatatttaaacataattaaagaCATATTAAATCAAagctgtattattatatatttttttatatttgaagtaTAGGTTTTTCGTGTTTATCAAATATGGACACATAGAAAGCATGTTGTTGCTCATACTTGCTTCCTATAATAG
It includes:
- the LOC113060932 gene encoding antimicrobial peptide NK-lysin-like yields the protein MLQRIILITLLISSACALHWEMHIKESIGNQLEESSGEIQTEQLPGLCWACKWAMGKLKKRISNGTTADEVKKKLENICDRIGFLKSLCRKFVNKYMGTLIEELSTTDDAKTICINIRVCKKKE